One genomic region from Ornithinimicrobium flavum encodes:
- a CDS encoding threonine aldolase family protein, with protein sequence MTVLADLRSDTLTRPTPAMRAAIVDAAVGDDVYAEDPTVQELERRVADLLGHEAALFMPTGSMANQVGLRLHAGPGQEVITDSLAHVLRAELGAAAAYSGITTRSWVAPRGRLDVGAALAMMVPDGGLYQVSTACVVVENTHNFGGGTVQPIADLRRLREETSRAGVGVHLDGARLWNASVASGVALADYGACADTVSVCLSKGLGAPVGSLLAASAERVREARVLRKRMGGGMRQVGLLAAAGLHALEHHVDRLAEDHARTRRVAQAVGTAYPAVVDPEHVETNILVLDVSAAGWVAADLVAAAGERGVLGYPTDARHARFVWHLDVDDEMTEHAGAVLLDLLARGPGA encoded by the coding sequence GTGACCGTCCTCGCCGACCTCCGCTCGGACACCCTCACCCGGCCCACGCCGGCGATGCGGGCCGCGATCGTCGACGCCGCGGTGGGCGACGACGTCTACGCCGAGGACCCCACCGTCCAGGAGCTGGAGCGACGGGTCGCCGACCTGCTCGGCCACGAGGCGGCGCTGTTCATGCCGACCGGGTCGATGGCCAACCAGGTCGGGCTCCGGCTCCACGCCGGACCGGGCCAGGAGGTCATCACCGACTCGCTCGCGCACGTGCTGCGGGCCGAGCTCGGCGCGGCGGCCGCCTACTCCGGCATCACCACCCGCAGCTGGGTGGCCCCCCGCGGCCGGCTCGACGTGGGGGCCGCCCTGGCGATGATGGTCCCCGACGGGGGGCTCTACCAGGTGAGCACCGCCTGCGTCGTCGTCGAGAACACCCACAACTTCGGCGGGGGCACCGTCCAGCCCATCGCCGACCTGCGCCGGCTGCGGGAGGAGACGTCCCGGGCCGGTGTCGGGGTGCACCTCGACGGGGCACGGCTGTGGAACGCCTCCGTGGCCAGTGGCGTGGCGCTCGCCGACTACGGTGCCTGCGCCGACACCGTCTCGGTCTGCCTGTCCAAGGGGCTGGGCGCCCCGGTCGGCTCCCTCCTGGCGGCCTCGGCCGAGCGGGTCCGGGAGGCGAGGGTGCTGCGCAAGCGCATGGGCGGGGGTATGCGGCAGGTCGGCCTCCTCGCCGCCGCCGGGCTGCACGCGCTCGAGCACCACGTCGACCGGCTCGCCGAGGACCACGCGCGCACCCGGCGGGTGGCACAGGCGGTGGGCACGGCATACCCCGCGGTGGTCGACCCCGAGCACGTCGAGACCAACATCCTCGTCCTCGACGTCTCCGCAGCCGGCTGGGTCGCCGCAGACCTCGTGGCCGCCGCGGGGGAGCGGGGGGTGCTCGGCTACCCGACGGACGCCCGGCACGCCCGGTTCGTCTGGCACCTCGACGTCGACGACGAGATGACCGAGCACGCCGGGGCGGTCCTGCTCGACCTGCTCGCGCGGGGGCCGGGCGCCTGA
- a CDS encoding Rv2175c family DNA-binding protein encodes MVNDADVIHEWLTVPDIVERTGAPLQQVKRWFQERELVGVRRGENRALAVPSSFLDPEGPLPALRGTITVLGDGGLSDEEIVDWLLAEDPSLPGGSAIASLRSGSKTEVRRRAQEHAF; translated from the coding sequence GTGGTAAATGACGCCGATGTAATTCACGAGTGGCTCACGGTTCCCGACATCGTCGAGCGGACCGGAGCGCCGCTCCAGCAGGTCAAGCGCTGGTTCCAGGAGCGCGAGCTGGTGGGGGTGCGCAGGGGCGAGAACCGGGCCCTGGCGGTGCCGTCGAGCTTCCTCGACCCCGAGGGTCCGTTGCCGGCGCTCCGGGGCACGATCACGGTGCTGGGGGATGGCGGGCTCAGCGACGAGGAGATCGTCGACTGGCTGCTCGCCGAGGATCCGTCCCTCCCGGGGGGCAGCGCGATCGCCTCGTTGCGGTCGGGGTCGAAGACCGAGGTCCGACGCCGGGCGCAGGAGCACGCCTTCTAG
- a CDS encoding DUF6504 family protein, with translation MRHYREMIEVRVGSAQEHGVQLVGALPAVGAGRDPVQVPTLFLWRGRVHQVRAVLSQWTQRVPWWRAVGEGLQSRRGEGDLLEQRVWRVEAGAGRAGGLGVYDLVEDEQWWLERVAD, from the coding sequence ATGCGGCACTACCGGGAGATGATCGAGGTGCGGGTGGGGTCGGCGCAGGAGCACGGGGTGCAGCTGGTCGGGGCGCTGCCGGCGGTGGGGGCGGGCCGCGACCCGGTCCAGGTGCCCACCCTGTTCCTCTGGCGTGGACGGGTCCACCAGGTGCGGGCGGTGCTGTCCCAGTGGACGCAGCGGGTGCCGTGGTGGCGGGCGGTGGGGGAGGGCCTGCAGTCCCGCCGGGGGGAGGGTGACCTCCTCGAGCAACGGGTGTGGCGGGTGGAGGCCGGTGCCGGACGGGCCGGGGGTCTGGGGGTCTACGACCTGGTGGAGGACGAGCAGTGGTGGCTCGAGCGGGTCGCGGACTAG
- a CDS encoding SAV_6107 family HEPN domain-containing protein: MTIQTTARPDPTRTAPGPGVAAGTVLDLLERARSGLLAACHSESAGERYTQAHLAALRAGAALLAARTVPSRRARPRSVWEMLPTVAPELSEWAVYFADSGRRRLALERGTTQVSTRDADDLVRSGEHFLELVRSALHLPCETPLSIELAPLGRG, encoded by the coding sequence ATGACCATCCAGACGACGGCACGACCCGACCCCACCCGCACGGCGCCCGGCCCGGGGGTGGCTGCAGGCACGGTGCTGGACCTGCTCGAGCGGGCCCGGAGCGGGTTGCTGGCGGCCTGCCACAGCGAGAGCGCCGGTGAGCGCTACACCCAGGCCCACCTGGCGGCCCTGCGCGCGGGGGCGGCGCTACTCGCGGCCCGCACCGTGCCGAGCCGCCGGGCCCGGCCGCGCAGCGTCTGGGAGATGCTGCCCACCGTGGCGCCCGAGCTGTCCGAGTGGGCGGTCTACTTCGCCGACTCCGGGCGGCGCCGGCTGGCCCTGGAGCGGGGCACGACCCAGGTCAGCACCCGGGACGCCGACGACCTGGTCCGCTCCGGGGAGCACTTCCTGGAGCTGGTGCGCTCCGCGCTCCACCTGCCCTGCGAGACGCCGCTGAGCATCGAGCTGGCGCCCCTGGGGCGGGGGTGA
- a CDS encoding lytic transglycosylase domain-containing protein — protein sequence MSPLFAALPPTDLPTMAYVAPTGIHLMARDRSHTVKEGDTVYDIAARHGVSVEAVVRANSLADGGRWVLPGTVLRIPGGSGTATAVPAPAPSRSSGSSSSGSGGSVTVRPGDTLSHLALRHGVTVTALVETNTISDSRLIYPGQVLRLPGSRTPSSPSPTAPSRPSSGSGATSGGTYTVRAGDTLTGIAARHGVTVGALTKASGISSSSFIHPGQKLRLPGSGASGGSAAGSPSRSTTPLSRPYDETTIGDLHEGEDVDDTFLHYRYSSGIARSAKANREYLASIDVPGREQMRAMIVDTAKRHGVDHTLMVALSYQESGWNHRAVSPANAIGAMQVIPSSGEWASALIGRELNLLDPQDNVTAGVVIMRALQRSASSGDDAIGGYYQGLASVRQHGMFEDTQRYVRNIRHLMRTL from the coding sequence TTGAGCCCTCTCTTCGCCGCCCTGCCCCCGACCGACCTGCCCACGATGGCCTACGTCGCGCCCACGGGCATCCACCTCATGGCCCGCGACCGGTCGCACACGGTCAAGGAGGGGGACACCGTCTACGACATCGCCGCGCGCCACGGCGTGAGCGTCGAGGCGGTCGTCCGGGCCAACTCCCTGGCCGACGGGGGCCGCTGGGTCCTGCCCGGGACCGTGCTGCGCATACCGGGCGGTTCCGGCACCGCGACGGCGGTGCCCGCCCCCGCCCCCTCGCGGTCCTCCGGCTCCTCCTCCTCGGGCTCCGGCGGCTCGGTGACGGTCCGGCCCGGTGACACGCTCTCGCACCTCGCCCTCCGGCACGGCGTCACCGTCACTGCGCTCGTCGAGACCAACACCATCTCCGACAGCCGGCTCATCTACCCCGGGCAGGTGCTGCGCCTGCCGGGGTCGCGCACGCCGTCCTCACCCTCCCCCACCGCGCCGTCCCGTCCCTCCTCCGGCTCCGGCGCGACCTCCGGCGGTACGTACACCGTCCGCGCCGGCGACACCCTGACGGGCATCGCCGCCCGCCACGGGGTGACCGTGGGCGCGCTGACGAAGGCCAGCGGCATCTCCTCCTCGTCCTTCATCCACCCCGGCCAGAAGCTGCGGCTCCCGGGGTCCGGCGCGTCCGGAGGCTCCGCCGCGGGCTCGCCGTCACGCTCCACCACTCCGCTGTCCCGGCCCTACGACGAGACCACGATCGGGGACCTGCACGAGGGCGAGGACGTCGACGACACCTTCCTCCACTACCGCTACAGCAGCGGGATCGCCCGTTCGGCGAAGGCGAACCGGGAGTACCTCGCCTCGATCGACGTCCCCGGCCGGGAGCAGATGCGGGCGATGATCGTCGACACCGCCAAGCGGCACGGGGTGGACCACACACTCATGGTGGCCCTGTCCTACCAGGAGTCGGGGTGGAACCACCGGGCGGTCTCGCCGGCCAACGCCATCGGCGCGATGCAGGTCATCCCCAGCTCGGGCGAGTGGGCCTCCGCCCTCATCGGTCGCGAGCTCAACCTGCTCGACCCCCAGGACAACGTCACCGCGGGCGTGGTCATCATGCGTGCCCTGCAGCGCTCCGCCTCGTCCGGTGACGACGCGATCGGCGGGTACTACCAGGGCCTGGCCAGCGTGCGGCAGCACGGGATGTTCGAGGACACCCAGCGGTACGTGCGCAACATCCGCCACCTCATGCGGACCCTCTGA
- the pknB gene encoding Stk1 family PASTA domain-containing Ser/Thr kinase has translation MSAPTPTVLDRVLDGRYRVEAEIARGGMATVYRARDLRLDRPVALKVMRADLAHDDAFVRRFVQEARAAARLSHPHIVNVFDQGEDGDAVFLAMELVDGPTLRDVIDHRAPASPRQALSLLVPVAEALAEAHRRGLVHRDVKPENVLLADGHQSGVKVADFGLARAITAAGQQATSEMLWGTAAYLAPEQVEDGSADARTDVYAVGLLLFELLTGRKAFPGGDPLRVAYDHVHSGAPDVRDVAPTVPDPVAELVRRATATDPGDRHPDAGALLQELRTLLRTLDDEDLDVVAPTAPDHHRPTGGPGGRPAGDLTQLMGSRSGSSTRHIPVARPGGDGHYARTTGNRRPPAPSREEVRPPRAARRPPRRRRSAAGSWVLGLLLLGVLAGGGYAFWYLTEGPAVHSPMPVVVGLTETDARQALDGEDLDPVVEPAYSEEVPAGVVVSADREPGLSLPHGTDVRLVVSQGPERYDVPPVAGLTLDSASAALEAANLVLGEQVREHDEVEPEGRVLRSSPEPGSSVPPRTPVDVVVSAGPAPVDVPDVTGRTQQEATEALVGVGLTVTVATERVHDGSVPDGSVVSQSPTSGAVPRGTSVTLVLSKGPELVVVPQVVGRQFSAAERELTELGLVVVREDVRGGFFGTVREQSVEPGEEVPRGTEVVLAVV, from the coding sequence GTGAGCGCCCCGACCCCCACCGTGCTCGACCGCGTCCTCGACGGTCGCTACCGGGTCGAGGCCGAGATCGCCCGGGGCGGCATGGCCACGGTCTACCGCGCGCGGGACCTGCGGCTGGACCGACCCGTCGCCCTCAAGGTGATGCGGGCCGACCTCGCCCACGACGACGCCTTCGTGCGGCGCTTCGTCCAGGAGGCACGGGCCGCGGCCCGGTTGTCCCACCCTCACATCGTCAACGTCTTCGACCAGGGTGAGGACGGCGACGCGGTCTTCCTCGCGATGGAGCTCGTGGACGGCCCCACGCTCCGGGACGTCATCGACCACCGCGCCCCCGCCTCCCCCCGCCAGGCCCTCTCGCTCCTCGTCCCTGTGGCCGAGGCCCTTGCCGAGGCCCACCGTCGCGGGCTCGTGCACCGCGACGTCAAGCCCGAGAACGTCCTGCTCGCCGACGGGCACCAGAGCGGCGTCAAGGTCGCCGACTTCGGCCTGGCGCGGGCGATCACGGCCGCCGGCCAGCAGGCCACCTCGGAGATGCTGTGGGGCACGGCCGCCTACCTGGCGCCCGAGCAGGTCGAGGACGGCAGTGCCGACGCGCGGACGGACGTGTATGCCGTGGGCCTGCTGCTCTTCGAGCTCCTCACCGGCCGCAAGGCCTTCCCCGGCGGCGACCCGCTCCGGGTCGCCTACGACCACGTGCACAGCGGTGCCCCCGACGTGCGCGACGTGGCCCCGACGGTCCCGGACCCGGTCGCCGAGCTCGTCCGTCGGGCCACCGCCACCGACCCCGGTGACCGCCACCCCGACGCCGGTGCGCTCCTGCAGGAGCTGCGAACCCTGCTGCGCACGTTGGACGACGAGGACCTGGACGTCGTCGCCCCGACCGCCCCCGACCACCACCGACCCACCGGCGGGCCCGGGGGCAGACCGGCGGGTGACCTCACCCAGCTCATGGGCTCGCGGTCCGGGTCCTCGACGCGCCACATCCCCGTGGCACGCCCCGGCGGGGACGGCCACTACGCCCGCACGACCGGCAACCGCCGTCCGCCCGCACCCTCGCGCGAGGAGGTGCGACCGCCCCGGGCGGCCCGGCGCCCCCCTCGCCGCCGGCGCAGCGCTGCGGGCAGCTGGGTCCTGGGGCTCCTGCTCCTCGGCGTGCTCGCCGGCGGCGGCTACGCCTTCTGGTACCTCACCGAGGGACCCGCGGTCCACTCCCCCATGCCCGTGGTCGTCGGCCTGACCGAGACCGACGCCCGCCAGGCGCTGGACGGGGAGGACCTGGACCCGGTCGTTGAACCGGCCTACTCGGAGGAGGTGCCGGCTGGCGTGGTCGTCTCCGCGGACCGTGAGCCCGGTCTGTCCCTGCCGCACGGCACCGACGTCCGCCTGGTCGTCTCGCAGGGCCCGGAGCGGTATGACGTGCCCCCGGTCGCCGGGCTGACCCTCGACTCGGCATCCGCCGCGCTCGAGGCGGCCAACCTCGTGCTGGGCGAGCAGGTGCGCGAGCACGACGAGGTGGAGCCGGAGGGGCGGGTCCTGCGGTCCTCCCCCGAGCCCGGGTCGTCCGTGCCTCCCCGCACCCCGGTCGACGTGGTGGTGAGCGCCGGCCCCGCACCGGTGGACGTGCCCGACGTCACCGGGCGCACCCAGCAGGAGGCGACGGAGGCACTCGTCGGCGTCGGTCTCACCGTGACCGTCGCCACCGAGCGGGTGCACGACGGGTCCGTGCCCGACGGGTCCGTCGTGAGCCAGTCGCCGACCTCGGGCGCCGTCCCGCGCGGCACCTCGGTGACCCTCGTGCTCTCGAAGGGCCCGGAGCTGGTGGTCGTCCCCCAGGTGGTGGGGCGGCAGTTCTCCGCGGCCGAGCGGGAGCTCACCGAGCTGGGTCTGGTGGTCGTCCGTGAGGACGTCCGCGGAGGCTTCTTCGGCACCGTGCGCGAGCAGTCCGTCGAGCCGGGCGAGGAGGTCCCGCGGGGGACCGAGGTCGTGCTGGCGGTCGTCTGA
- a CDS encoding polyprenyl synthetase family protein, translating into MTHAHPLDGVDLRPRVQRALDDHLTSQREVLADLGAPVLPLVDAVADLLAGGKRLRAAFLYWGWRALGGPDDDAAVRAASSMEIFQAAALLHDDVMDNSDLRRGRATAHRAFSSWHRDQGWSGDPEGFGHAGAILAGNLCLGWTDQLFATSGLPTAALERARPEFDRMRTQLMGGQFLDVLEGARGWGGLTYEERIAQCRTVIRYKSARYSVQQPLLIGALAAGGRGGDIEALATFGDHLGEAFQLRDDVLGVFGDPGQTGKPAGDDLREGKHTVLIAHVLEHADPAGAELIAASLGDPDLDDATVAECRGVLVRSSAVARTEEMISTAARGALGALERVEDLTDEGRAALVDLVAICTDRLT; encoded by the coding sequence GTGACGCACGCCCACCCGCTGGACGGCGTCGACCTGCGACCCCGTGTGCAACGGGCGCTCGACGACCACCTCACCTCCCAGCGGGAGGTGCTGGCGGACCTGGGTGCGCCGGTGCTCCCCCTCGTGGACGCCGTGGCCGACCTCCTCGCCGGCGGCAAGCGGCTGCGCGCAGCCTTCCTCTACTGGGGCTGGCGGGCCCTCGGCGGCCCCGACGACGACGCCGCCGTACGGGCGGCCAGCTCGATGGAGATCTTCCAGGCGGCAGCCCTCCTGCACGACGACGTCATGGACAACAGCGACCTGCGCCGCGGCCGGGCTACCGCCCACCGGGCCTTCTCGTCCTGGCACCGCGACCAGGGGTGGAGCGGGGACCCGGAGGGTTTCGGCCACGCCGGGGCGATCCTCGCCGGCAACCTGTGCCTGGGCTGGACCGACCAGCTGTTCGCCACCAGCGGCCTACCGACCGCGGCGCTGGAGCGCGCCCGCCCGGAGTTCGACCGGATGCGCACCCAGCTCATGGGCGGGCAGTTCCTCGACGTCCTGGAGGGCGCCCGCGGCTGGGGCGGCCTGACCTACGAGGAGCGGATCGCCCAGTGCCGCACCGTGATCCGCTACAAGAGCGCCCGCTACTCCGTGCAGCAGCCGCTGCTCATCGGGGCGCTGGCGGCCGGGGGCCGGGGCGGCGACATCGAGGCGCTGGCGACCTTCGGCGACCACCTGGGTGAGGCCTTCCAGCTGCGCGACGACGTCCTGGGGGTCTTCGGCGACCCCGGGCAGACGGGCAAGCCGGCCGGGGACGACCTGCGCGAGGGCAAGCACACCGTGCTCATCGCCCACGTCCTCGAGCACGCCGACCCCGCCGGGGCCGAGCTCATCGCGGCCAGCCTCGGCGATCCCGACCTCGACGACGCGACCGTCGCCGAGTGCCGCGGGGTGCTGGTCCGCTCCAGCGCCGTCGCCCGCACCGAGGAGATGATCTCCACCGCGGCGCGAGGAGCCCTCGGCGCACTGGAGCGGGTGGAGGACCTCACCGACGAGGGCCGGGCCGCGCTGGTCGACCTCGTCGCGATCTGCACCGACCGGCTCACCTGA
- a CDS encoding molybdopterin-dependent oxidoreductase: MDDADAPGGHPLPPGQRVVGSWQPSHYGRVPRIDPERWTFSVGGATRDGGHMVLDLEALDRLPRVEVDGGMHCVARTSVVGLRWGGVPLRRVVELMPPEDGAQHVLLAAVRGYAASVHLEDVLHPDALLATHVDGEPLTPEHGWPARVVLPHLYGFKGPKWVVEMTYHHQEQQGWWESRGYHPRARVDREERWAHQG; the protein is encoded by the coding sequence GTGGACGACGCGGACGCGCCCGGGGGGCACCCGCTGCCCCCGGGGCAGCGGGTGGTGGGCTCCTGGCAGCCCTCGCACTACGGACGGGTGCCGCGCATCGACCCCGAGCGCTGGACCTTCAGCGTCGGGGGCGCCACCCGGGACGGCGGCCACATGGTCCTGGACCTCGAGGCGCTCGACCGCCTGCCGCGGGTGGAGGTCGACGGGGGCATGCACTGCGTCGCCCGCACCTCCGTGGTCGGGCTCCGCTGGGGCGGCGTGCCGCTGCGCCGGGTCGTGGAGCTGATGCCACCCGAGGACGGGGCGCAGCACGTGCTCCTCGCCGCGGTGCGCGGGTATGCGGCCAGCGTGCACCTGGAGGACGTGCTGCACCCCGACGCCCTGCTGGCCACCCACGTGGACGGGGAGCCGCTGACGCCGGAGCACGGGTGGCCCGCCCGGGTGGTGCTGCCGCACCTCTACGGTTTCAAGGGCCCCAAGTGGGTCGTCGAGATGACCTACCACCACCAGGAGCAGCAGGGGTGGTGGGAGTCACGGGGCTACCACCCCCGGGCGCGCGTGGACCGCGAGGAGCGGTGGGCCCACCAGGGCTGA
- a CDS encoding lysophospholipid acyltransferase family protein — MIYWILKHLVVGPPVRLVFRPWVEGKHHIPEHGAAILASNHLSFSDSIFLPLVVDRRITFPAKMEYFTGKGVKGWLTRTFMTATGQIPIDRSGGKASMAALDQGLAVLRRGELFGIYPEGTRSPDGRLYRGKTGVARLALAADVPIIPCAMIDTDKAQPTGQKIPNLVKVGVRIGRPIHHPEHAGKLDDHQVLREITDEVLRELQRLSGQEYVDEYAATIKERQASRARAGLEQARAGLTHARDRAREGLADAREGLAERRARRHPEDGAAETPDGTPADTPADTPTGRRPRRPRGRPTDAASGAARRVSYHGQGEHRHLRSGHHRWP, encoded by the coding sequence TTGATCTACTGGATCCTCAAGCACCTCGTCGTCGGCCCCCCGGTGCGCCTGGTCTTCCGTCCCTGGGTCGAGGGCAAGCACCACATCCCCGAGCACGGCGCGGCGATCCTGGCCAGCAACCACCTGTCCTTCTCCGACTCCATCTTCCTGCCGCTCGTGGTGGACCGGCGCATCACCTTCCCTGCCAAGATGGAGTACTTCACCGGCAAGGGCGTCAAGGGCTGGCTCACCAGGACGTTCATGACCGCGACCGGGCAGATCCCCATCGACCGCTCCGGCGGCAAGGCCTCGATGGCGGCGCTGGACCAGGGCCTGGCGGTGCTGCGGCGCGGTGAGCTGTTCGGGATCTACCCCGAGGGCACCCGCAGCCCCGACGGCCGCCTCTACCGGGGCAAGACCGGCGTCGCCCGCCTGGCCCTCGCCGCAGACGTCCCGATCATCCCCTGCGCCATGATCGACACCGACAAGGCCCAGCCGACCGGCCAGAAGATCCCCAACCTGGTCAAGGTCGGGGTGCGGATCGGCCGGCCCATCCACCACCCCGAGCACGCGGGCAAGCTGGACGACCACCAGGTGCTGCGCGAGATCACCGACGAGGTCCTCCGCGAGCTGCAGCGCCTCTCCGGGCAGGAGTACGTCGACGAGTACGCCGCCACCATCAAGGAGCGCCAGGCGAGCCGGGCCCGCGCCGGTCTCGAGCAGGCCCGGGCCGGGCTGACCCACGCCCGGGACCGGGCCCGGGAGGGTCTGGCCGACGCGCGGGAGGGTCTGGCCGAGCGGCGGGCCCGCCGGCACCCCGAGGACGGGGCCGCCGAGACCCCCGACGGGACCCCCGCCGACACCCCCGCCGACACCCCGACGGGACGCCGCCCCCGACGCCCCAGAGGTCGTCCGACTGACGCCGCGTCAGGAGCGGCCCGGCGCGTCTCCTACCATGGACAGGGTGAGCACCGACACCTTCGGTCTGGTCACCACCGGTGGCCATGA